Below is a genomic region from Rhizobium sp. 007.
ATACCCATTACCCGTGTAATAGTCCGCAACACGGCCGCTCTGCTGGGAAACGAGCCAGATCTGCAGATAACCCATAGTTCGGGCTTCGATTTGGAGGCGGCCCAGCAGACCCGAGCCAACTCCCTTTCCTTGATGCTTGGGCAATACGGCTATTTCAGCAAGGTGCAGGCCGCGGCCGATCACCGAGGTATGCGGAAGGGCAAAGGCGAATCCGATGGCTTCTTTCGCCTCGAACGCTGCCACACCAAGGCAGCCAGGTGTTGTGGCCAGTTCATCCAGACGCCAAGCTGCATTCTCGATCGACCACTCTTCATTCCAAGGCGGCTCGGCGTAAGCCTGCACCATAATAGCTGCGCTTTGCGCCGCTTCGACATGCGTTATTCGTCTGAATTCGATGGGCATCCACACCTGCTATTGAAACGCTCGCAGAGAAGAAACCTGCTCGTCGACTAAATCCTGCTTGGAGAGCATCAAGACTGCCTGCAATCTCATTTCCTGCAATCTTCTCCAAACCGCGAAATGATGCGCTCCATCGGCGATCCTGTTTCCATTGGATCCGCTCCATGGCGCGCCTCCGAGAGAACTAAGCACAGGCTTGCACAAAGATGTCGTGACTTTATCGTGACACCCTCAGTGAGGGAATAGTAATGACAATACACAATTTAAAGAAGTGAATTCGGAAGGACGCTGTTTCATGGCGGCTGAACCAGCGCTCCAAGCGCAGTTACACCCGCGAGATCTGCGGCGTCCACTGTGCCAGACAGGCGGCAAGCTGATCGCTATCGGGTGCACCCGTGCGTCCGCCGAAG
It encodes:
- a CDS encoding GNAT family N-acetyltransferase, whose amino-acid sequence is MPIEFRRITHVEAAQSAAIMVQAYAEPPWNEEWSIENAAWRLDELATTPGCLGVAAFEAKEAIGFAFALPHTSVIGRGLHLAEIAVLPKHQGKGVGSGLLGRLQIEARTMGYLQIWLVSQQSGRVADYYTGNGYEPSNRLGVYSKRLR